A portion of the Stigmatopora argus isolate UIUO_Sarg chromosome 15, RoL_Sarg_1.0, whole genome shotgun sequence genome contains these proteins:
- the mta1 gene encoding metastasis-associated protein MTA1, protein MAANMYRVGDYVYFENSSSNPLLIRRIEELNKTANGNVEAKVVCFYRRRDISSTLIALADKHARELEEEMENPEMTDLPEKQKHQLRHRELFLSRQLESLPATHIRGKCCVTLLNETEALKSYLEREDAFFYSLVYDPQQKTLLADKGEIRVGNKYQADITDLLNEGEEDARDLEKLEEKIWEPSSSLTEKQIDQFLVVARSVGTFARALDCSSSVRQPSLHMSAAAASRDITLFHAMDTLHGTGYDVTRAIAALVPQGGPVLCRDEMEEWSASEANLFEEALEKYGKDFTDIQQDFLPWKSLTSIIEYYYMWKTTDRYVQQKRLKAAEAESKLKQVYIPNYNKPNPNQLSSNNPKPVALVNGASGASVPGQPGQPVPGQNPPPIARACESCYINSSYQWYSWGPPNMQCRLCASCWTYWKKYGGLKMPTRLDGERPGPNRSSMSPHGVPLRHSGSPKFAVKTRQAFYLQTTTLTRVARRLCQDIIKPRHLGRHPYIPVNTAAIKAECALRLPDKDPGKPSPLKPTERKPLESVVRYLEAHPRPAKVEVPTRGVSISTGSLTPIKSSPILNNGSPTILGKRSYEQHNGLDGTKSKGLTPQWDIMGKRISDVSRPSAAIRDEVHQLD, encoded by the exons ATGGCGGCCAACATGTACCGGGTCGGAG ATTATGTTTATTTTGAGAACTCGTCCAGTAACCCTCTGCTGATCAGGAGGATAGAGGAGTTGAATaag ACGGCCAATGGGAACGTGGAGGCCAAAGTGGTGTGTTTTTACCGACGCAGGGACATCTCCAGCACGCTCATCGCCCTGGCAGACAAGCACGCCA gGGAgttggaggaggagatggagaatCCTGAGATGACAGACCTCCCTGAGAAGCAGAAACATCAACTCAGACACAGGGAGCTCTTTTTGTCCCGGCAGCTGGAGTCACTCCCCGCCACGCACATAAG GGGGAAATGCTGTGTGACGCTGCTGAATGAGACAGAAGCGCTTAAGTCCTACCTGGAAAGAGAG GATGCTTTCTTCTACTCGCTGGTGTACGACCCTCAGCAGAAGACCCTGCTAGCCGACAAAGGGGAGATCCGGGTGGGCAACAAGTACCAGGCCGACATTACTGACCTACTGAATGAAG GCGAGGAGGATGCCAGGGATCTGGAAAAACTGGAGGAAAAGATCTGGGAGCCTAGTAGCTCGCTGACCGAGAAGCAGATTGACCAGTTTTTAGTCGTAGCTCG GTCGGTGGGCACGTTCGCCCGAGCGTTGGACTGCAGCAGCTCCGTGCGTCAACCCAGCCTGCACATGAGCGCCGCTGCAGCTTCAAGAGACATCACCTTG TTCCACGCCATGGACACCTTGCATGGCACGGGCTACGATGTCACGCGGGCCATCGCGGCGCTGGTGCCTCAGGGCGGCCCGGTACTGTGCCGCGACGAGATGGAGGAGTGGAGTGCCTCGGAGGCCAACCTGTTCGAGGAGGCGTTGGAGAAATACGGCAAGGACTTCACAGACATCCAGCAAGATTTT TTACCGTGGAAGTCCCTGACCAGCATCATTGAGTATTACTACATGTGGAAGACAACTGACAGATATGTGCAGCAG AAAAGATTAAAGGCAGCTGAAGCCGAAAGCAAGTTAAAGCAGGTGTACATCCCCAACTA CAACAAGCCAAACCCCAACCAGCTGAGCAGCAACAACCCAAAGCCGGTGGCCCTTGTTAACGGGGCCAGTGGAGCCTCCGTCCCTGGACAACCGGGACAGCCGGTTCCAGGGCAGAACCCTCCACCAATCGCACGAGCCTGTGAAAGTTGCTACA TCAACAGTTCTTACCAGTGGTACTCGTGGGGGCCTCCCAACATGCAGTGTCGCCTCTGCGCCTCCTGCTGGACTTACTGGAAAAAGTACGGTGGATTAAAGATGCCCACCCGGCTGGACGGGGAGCGGCCCGGACCCAACCGCAGCAGCATG AGTCCCCACGGCGTGCCTCTGCGACACAGCGGCAGCCCAAAGTTTGCCGTCAAGACGCGACAGGCGTTTTACTTGCAGACCACCACGCTCACGCGGGTGGCGCGCCGACTTTGCCAGGACATCATCAAGCCCCGCCACCTGGGCCGCCACCCCTACATTCCCGTCAACACGGCTGCTATCAAGGCTGAAT GTGCATTGCGGTTGCCAGATAAAGACCCTGGGAAGCCTTCGCCGCTCAAACCCACAGAGCGGAAGCCTCTTGAGTCCGTGGTTCGATATCTAG AAGCACATCCCCGTCCAGCCAAAGTGGAGGTGCCAACCCGGGGAGTGTCCATCTCCACGGGTAGCCTGACACCCATCAAGTCCTCCCCCATCCTCAACAATGGCTCCCCCACCATCTTGGGAAAGCGCAGCTATGAACAGCACAATGGACTTGATG GCACGAAATCCAAAGGTTTGACCCCACAGTGGGACATCATGGGCAAACGCATAAGCGACGTCAGCCGGCCTTCGGCCGCCATTCGTGACGAGGTGCACCAACTGGACTGA
- the tmem229b gene encoding transmembrane protein 229b isoform X2, whose translation MQSAGVFDLGPESTSRVAMATMSILAPPPPLSALCRWYLYAIHGFVCEVIFTACWEFVVHRNWKFPGTSSLWAFVLYGTCMLAMERIFLRLRDRVNVVVRCLVYTLWLYVWELSTGLLLRRLGACPWNYSKLRYNFMGLVAAEYAVLWYFATFLAERLVIQNTLRLRYHEGSDDGWTDPLAGAMRAARKGEKKLRDSGIGSLFKWD comes from the exons ATGCAGTCCGCTGGAGTTTTCG ACCTGGGCCCTGAGTCTACCAGCCGCGTCGCCATGGCGACCATGTCCATCCTGGCACCCCCGCCGCCGCTGTCGGCCCTGTGCCGGTGGTACCTGTACGCCATCCACGGTTTCGTGTGCGAGGTGATCTTCACGGCGTGCTGGGAGTTCGTCGTGCACCGGAACTGGAAGTTCCCCGGCACCAGCAGTTTGTGGGCCTTCGTCCTCTACGGAACGTGCATGCTGGCCATGGAGCGCATCTTCCTGCGTCTGCGAGACCGTGTCAACGTGGTAGTGCGCTGCCTGGTCTACACCCTGTGGTTGTATGTGTGGGAGTTGAGCACCGGCCTGCTGCTGCGGCGCCTGGGCGCCTGCCCCTGGAACTACTCCAAATTACGATATAATTTCATGGGTTTGGTGGCGGCCGAGTACGCCGTGCTGTGGTACTTTGCCACCTTCCTGGCGGAGAGGCTGGTCATCCAGAACACGCTCCGTTTGCGCTACCACGAGGGCTCAGACGACGGCTGGACCGACCCCCTGGCTGGGGCCATGAGGGCCGCCAGGAAAGGAGAGAAGAAGCTGCGGGATTCCGGGATTGGTAGCTTGTTTAAATGGGATTGA
- the tmem229b gene encoding transmembrane protein 229b isoform X1 has product MGQSHNTCFKHLGPESTSRVAMATMSILAPPPPLSALCRWYLYAIHGFVCEVIFTACWEFVVHRNWKFPGTSSLWAFVLYGTCMLAMERIFLRLRDRVNVVVRCLVYTLWLYVWELSTGLLLRRLGACPWNYSKLRYNFMGLVAAEYAVLWYFATFLAERLVIQNTLRLRYHEGSDDGWTDPLAGAMRAARKGEKKLRDSGIGSLFKWD; this is encoded by the exons ATGGGGCAGAGTCATAATACTTGTTTTAAAC ACCTGGGCCCTGAGTCTACCAGCCGCGTCGCCATGGCGACCATGTCCATCCTGGCACCCCCGCCGCCGCTGTCGGCCCTGTGCCGGTGGTACCTGTACGCCATCCACGGTTTCGTGTGCGAGGTGATCTTCACGGCGTGCTGGGAGTTCGTCGTGCACCGGAACTGGAAGTTCCCCGGCACCAGCAGTTTGTGGGCCTTCGTCCTCTACGGAACGTGCATGCTGGCCATGGAGCGCATCTTCCTGCGTCTGCGAGACCGTGTCAACGTGGTAGTGCGCTGCCTGGTCTACACCCTGTGGTTGTATGTGTGGGAGTTGAGCACCGGCCTGCTGCTGCGGCGCCTGGGCGCCTGCCCCTGGAACTACTCCAAATTACGATATAATTTCATGGGTTTGGTGGCGGCCGAGTACGCCGTGCTGTGGTACTTTGCCACCTTCCTGGCGGAGAGGCTGGTCATCCAGAACACGCTCCGTTTGCGCTACCACGAGGGCTCAGACGACGGCTGGACCGACCCCCTGGCTGGGGCCATGAGGGCCGCCAGGAAAGGAGAGAAGAAGCTGCGGGATTCCGGGATTGGTAGCTTGTTTAAATGGGATTGA
- the tmem229b gene encoding transmembrane protein 229b isoform X3: MATMSILAPPPPLSALCRWYLYAIHGFVCEVIFTACWEFVVHRNWKFPGTSSLWAFVLYGTCMLAMERIFLRLRDRVNVVVRCLVYTLWLYVWELSTGLLLRRLGACPWNYSKLRYNFMGLVAAEYAVLWYFATFLAERLVIQNTLRLRYHEGSDDGWTDPLAGAMRAARKGEKKLRDSGIGSLFKWD; encoded by the coding sequence ATGGCGACCATGTCCATCCTGGCACCCCCGCCGCCGCTGTCGGCCCTGTGCCGGTGGTACCTGTACGCCATCCACGGTTTCGTGTGCGAGGTGATCTTCACGGCGTGCTGGGAGTTCGTCGTGCACCGGAACTGGAAGTTCCCCGGCACCAGCAGTTTGTGGGCCTTCGTCCTCTACGGAACGTGCATGCTGGCCATGGAGCGCATCTTCCTGCGTCTGCGAGACCGTGTCAACGTGGTAGTGCGCTGCCTGGTCTACACCCTGTGGTTGTATGTGTGGGAGTTGAGCACCGGCCTGCTGCTGCGGCGCCTGGGCGCCTGCCCCTGGAACTACTCCAAATTACGATATAATTTCATGGGTTTGGTGGCGGCCGAGTACGCCGTGCTGTGGTACTTTGCCACCTTCCTGGCGGAGAGGCTGGTCATCCAGAACACGCTCCGTTTGCGCTACCACGAGGGCTCAGACGACGGCTGGACCGACCCCCTGGCTGGGGCCATGAGGGCCGCCAGGAAAGGAGAGAAGAAGCTGCGGGATTCCGGGATTGGTAGCTTGTTTAAATGGGATTGA